The window atcatttaaataatgaaaaattaacttataccatttagaaaaattacatattatatatgttttacttattattttgcacattatgtaatcatcgttatatgttttatcgtatatttaatctttttataatatgtaatttttctaaattgtttaatttaatttttcattattgaattgataaatggtgttttttttctaatttatatatatatatatattatattttgtgaaatttgatttagtatttctaaattgaatttttccctgtaagtttggaataatattccctcgtattatatatatatatatatatatatatataaaactaatgttTCTTTGGTGTATGTTCAATCAGTTATATAGTTGGCATGTATTGGAGTTCAATTTGAATGGTCAGGAGAAGTAAGTATTACCTAGCATTATAGAACTAAAGTTGGATCCTTTGTTTTCAGCTATATAAATTTCAAATGcacttttcattctctttcagcTGGTAGCAAACACACAATAGGTTTCATTTAATGATTAAAACCTGAGAAAAGTAAACTATTCtttatatgtcagtgtgtgtgttaaaataagGCTATCATTTTAAAGCATGTTTAAGATTAACAACGGAATATTTAGTGATTGTGTAACACTATACTTGAGAGGAGGGTCAAATTTATTGTGAAGACCCAGGTAATTTGatctttagtgtgtgtgtgtattcatatatatataaatgtatgtgtgtgtctacatatgtacaggtgtatgtgtacatgtgtataagcaTCAACATcagtgtccacttttccatgcttgcacgcatcagatgaaatttgttgagcagattttctatggccagctgcctttcctgtcaccagctGTCACTTATTTTCTAGTTAGGTAATATTTCACATTCCAAGGCATATTTtccatagaagactggaaacaaacaacatcattGCTTGTAAGATGATGATGTTCTGTTATAACCAATATATGTCAAGACAaaaatacactcaaacacacacacacacacacatgataggcttctgtcagtttctgtctactaaatctactcaaagGCTCTGGTTGGCTTGAGACTATAGTAGGAAGCAACTTACCCAAGGTGTTTTGCAGTGaacctgaacctgaaaccacatggttgagaaacaagcttctctaccacacagccatgctagcATCTGATAGCCAATATCTTTGGATGAGCTTGATACAGAAAACATCAGGGTTAAATACCCCAATGAAATTATTATACATCAAGACACTTTTGCCTGTTCCTTTATCTTGCTTTAACTTCTCaatacctggcacaaagccactccCCCCTCTACTACATTCACACTCAATTGAGGTggcttttttctttgttctgcaAGTTACTTGTGGCagcttcactagtgctggtgtcatggaAAAAGTTCCTGGTATTCTCTGAAAACTGATTGGTATTAGCAAAATCATCCAACCATAAAaagcatgccaaagcagacataggAGCTCAATGCAGTTCTCTGTTTTATTGGATTCTCTCAAACAGTATTATttgtgccagtatggaaaactggcattaaagatgatggtaatggtggtgatgctggtggtggcatcagtgatttatttatttacaaaatctaCTGTAATTActaatttccattatttttccttcttttctcttttcagtcAGCCTCTTCGGAAGATTCCATTTACAACTGCAAAAActtaaacataaataatataccaGCAATGGATTGTATGAAGATTtctcaaaacaaaatcaaatatctaaataaaaactACCAGAAGTTTCCGCACAAGATCTATGATTCAAAATGTGACATTAAGTTGTCTGTTGGCGGGACAAGTTTCCGAGTGCATAAACAGGTTCTTTCTGAAGCCAGCGATTACTTTTCGGCTATGTTCCACCATGATATGAAGGAAAAAGAACAAGATGCTATTGAAATTAAAGATATCAGTCCCAAGGGATTTTCTGCAATCTTAGACTACTTCTACCATGGTAATATTACAATTTGTCCAGAAAACATTGAAGATGTCTTAGAAGTAGCTCGATTCTTCCAAGCTGACTGGATTGTTGATGTGTGCTGCAACTTCCTGGTAGAATATATGAGTTTagaaaattatacatatgtacaaaaccTAGCAGATAAATATGCTCTTGGAGACTTACAACCTGATATTCTTCAAGTACTTGCTTTAAGTATTAATGAGTTAGTAGAGCAGCCCAAGTTCTTACAGAATCTTCCGGAAAACCTCCTCTTAGCATTTCTTCAATGTGATGTATATGTGGAAGCCCATGAACATTTCCTTTTTAAAATTATCCTTGATTGGGTTGATGAAGATCCTTGCACTCGCAAACCTTCTCTGCTGCCACTTCTTAAAGAAATACGATTTTCGCTTATGGAGCTTGAAGAACTAGAATCAATTCCTGATTTAGTGCACGAGTTTGAAGAAATTCACAATGAGATAGAATTTGCAAAGAATTATGCCTTATGCATCCAAGCACAATGTCTTCAGAATGATGATAAGTTTCTTCCAAGGGGAGCACACAGTGTATTGGCCATGATTTTCTTTCCGGAtgacatatgcacaaatattgcTTACAAAGATCTAGATAACCCTGGACTTTGTGTTGAAGAATTAGATTCTCCTCTGCACATTCGATATGAGCATACAAGAGAAACAGTGCTTGGAAACTTTTTGTTTGTTGCTGGAGGTTATACTACCAATTATTGCAGTTCgaattgtgtgtttatgtatgaccCTCGCTTTAGAACTTGGACCGAAATTGCTTCAATGCAAAACCCTCGAGTTTCTTTTGCAATGTGCAGCTCTGACCACAATCTGTTTGTTTTGGGTGGCATCAACCATATGTTTGTAGACAACAATGAAGTGGAAGTTATTCTCCAAAACTGTGAGATGTATTTCCCCGAAGAAAATATTTGGGTGGCTATTCCTGACTTACCTCTTGGTATATTTGATCATGCCAGTGCCTTTGCTAATGACTGTTTGTACTGTAGTGGTGGCATTACAGATAATCCTGAAAATACAGTACCTGTTCCATTTTTGTATGTCTACAGTTTCAGTACAAAAACCTGGGAAACAAAAGCAGAAATGCTTTACCCTCATCAAAGGCACTGCATGATGTCTATCGACAACAAGTTATTTGTATTAGGTGGTTACACCCGAGATaatgaaatcggttttaaagaTTGTTTAACAAATGAATGTTATGATATTGAAACTAACCAATGGACTGAGATTCTTAGCACACCACCGGAATATGGCCTTCTTCAGTCACATGCAACACAACTTGaaaataaaatctatattatAGGTGGTGAAAAAACAAATCTTTATGCCTATGACtttgaaaaaaatacatttgaGGAACTGGAATTACTTGATCCTAAGATTCAACGAGTTTCTTGTCTTGATGTAGCTTATCCATAAAGCATAAGAAACTGCTTATCTTGCAATAAAAAAACTTTAATTCATAAGACTCTGATGTCAGTCAAAACTTTCAGCAAGATTAACTCCCTGAGGAAATGATTTAACATTAACAGATATCGATTTATGAGATAGTTTACTACTAATTTATTACTAACCAACTTCAGCTTAACATTAACAAACTTTGCATTGTATGTGCTGTAGAGGTTAAATCCAAAACAAGTCACTTAGTTCTTGGTTGTAGCCTTTCCACATCatgtatatttcttatattcttgAGAAAAAGCAAGAAAGTTGCAACATGCCAGTTTCTCCTCATAAATTTATACTTTTATGTCtgtaagaaataaattttaacagaTTCCAGTTGAGCAATATAAAGTTACATTTTGTCATTTtgcttaaaatttatattttaatttttttttttcagtgaacactcatatattataattatattataattattcatcatcatcatcgtttaatgtccactttccatgctaccatgggttgactgaggactagcgtgccaggaggctgcatcaggctccaatatgatctggcaaggtttctacagctggatgccctttctccAAGAGTggagtgggtgtttttacatgccaccaactaTGGGGATGGGCCAGccatgtggcactggcatcaaccacacttgaatgatactttttatgtgccactggcacaggagccagtcaagcgacACTGGCATcgaaccacactcaaatggtgcttttcatgttccaccggcatgggaaccagtttggcagcactggcatcgaccacgctcgtatggtgctttttacatgccaccagcacgggtgccagttaggcagtactggcacaagccacaacaatgatttcacttgactcgacaggtcttctcaagcacagcatgttgaCCAACAATTGAAGGGtattcttaaatgggctggttatgcaacactggcataggccacagctacgatctcacttggcttaccaggtcttctcaagcacaccatgtctccaaaggtcttggttgcttgtcattgcctctgtgagacccaacattcaaaggttgtGTTCACCATCTCATcacaggttttcctgggtctacctcttccacaggctccctctactgttagggtgtgacacttcttctcacagctgttctcatccatacgTAACACTTGActgtaccagtgcagtcatctctcttgtacaccacatctgacgtttcttatgtccaacttttctctcaggacacttacactctgtcatgtatgcacactgacattacacatccagcagatcatactagcttcatttctttcaagcctatgtatatcctcaacagtcacagcccatgt of the Octopus sinensis linkage group LG1, ASM634580v1, whole genome shotgun sequence genome contains:
- the LOC115214084 gene encoding kelch-like protein 26 isoform X1, which gives rise to MMKCVLASASSEDSIYNCKNLNINNIPAMDCMKISQNKIKYLNKNYQKFPHKIYDSKCDIKLSVGGTSFRVHKQVLSEASDYFSAMFHHDMKEKEQDAIEIKDISPKGFSAILDYFYHGNITICPENIEDVLEVARFFQADWIVDVCCNFLVEYMSLENYTYVQNLADKYALGDLQPDILQVLALSINELVEQPKFLQNLPENLLLAFLQCDVYVEAHEHFLFKIILDWVDEDPCTRKPSLLPLLKEIRFSLMELEELESIPDLVHEFEEIHNEIEFAKNYALCIQAQCLQNDDKFLPRGAHSVLAMIFFPDDICTNIAYKDLDNPGLCVEELDSPLHIRYEHTRETVLGNFLFVAGGYTTNYCSSNCVFMYDPRFRTWTEIASMQNPRVSFAMCSSDHNLFVLGGINHMFVDNNEVEVILQNCEMYFPEENIWVAIPDLPLGIFDHASAFANDCLYCSGGITDNPENTVPVPFLYVYSFSTKTWETKAEMLYPHQRHCMMSIDNKLFVLGGYTRDNEIGFKDCLTNECYDIETNQWTEILSTPPEYGLLQSHATQLENKIYIIGGEKTNLYAYDFEKNTFEELELLDPKIQRVSCLDVAYP
- the LOC115214084 gene encoding kelch-like protein 26 isoform X2, encoding MQQSASSEDSIYNCKNLNINNIPAMDCMKISQNKIKYLNKNYQKFPHKIYDSKCDIKLSVGGTSFRVHKQVLSEASDYFSAMFHHDMKEKEQDAIEIKDISPKGFSAILDYFYHGNITICPENIEDVLEVARFFQADWIVDVCCNFLVEYMSLENYTYVQNLADKYALGDLQPDILQVLALSINELVEQPKFLQNLPENLLLAFLQCDVYVEAHEHFLFKIILDWVDEDPCTRKPSLLPLLKEIRFSLMELEELESIPDLVHEFEEIHNEIEFAKNYALCIQAQCLQNDDKFLPRGAHSVLAMIFFPDDICTNIAYKDLDNPGLCVEELDSPLHIRYEHTRETVLGNFLFVAGGYTTNYCSSNCVFMYDPRFRTWTEIASMQNPRVSFAMCSSDHNLFVLGGINHMFVDNNEVEVILQNCEMYFPEENIWVAIPDLPLGIFDHASAFANDCLYCSGGITDNPENTVPVPFLYVYSFSTKTWETKAEMLYPHQRHCMMSIDNKLFVLGGYTRDNEIGFKDCLTNECYDIETNQWTEILSTPPEYGLLQSHATQLENKIYIIGGEKTNLYAYDFEKNTFEELELLDPKIQRVSCLDVAYP
- the LOC115214084 gene encoding kelch-like protein 26 isoform X3, with protein sequence MTSASSEDSIYNCKNLNINNIPAMDCMKISQNKIKYLNKNYQKFPHKIYDSKCDIKLSVGGTSFRVHKQVLSEASDYFSAMFHHDMKEKEQDAIEIKDISPKGFSAILDYFYHGNITICPENIEDVLEVARFFQADWIVDVCCNFLVEYMSLENYTYVQNLADKYALGDLQPDILQVLALSINELVEQPKFLQNLPENLLLAFLQCDVYVEAHEHFLFKIILDWVDEDPCTRKPSLLPLLKEIRFSLMELEELESIPDLVHEFEEIHNEIEFAKNYALCIQAQCLQNDDKFLPRGAHSVLAMIFFPDDICTNIAYKDLDNPGLCVEELDSPLHIRYEHTRETVLGNFLFVAGGYTTNYCSSNCVFMYDPRFRTWTEIASMQNPRVSFAMCSSDHNLFVLGGINHMFVDNNEVEVILQNCEMYFPEENIWVAIPDLPLGIFDHASAFANDCLYCSGGITDNPENTVPVPFLYVYSFSTKTWETKAEMLYPHQRHCMMSIDNKLFVLGGYTRDNEIGFKDCLTNECYDIETNQWTEILSTPPEYGLLQSHATQLENKIYIIGGEKTNLYAYDFEKNTFEELELLDPKIQRVSCLDVAYP
- the LOC115214084 gene encoding kelch-like protein 26 isoform X4, with protein sequence MDCMKISQNKIKYLNKNYQKFPHKIYDSKCDIKLSVGGTSFRVHKQVLSEASDYFSAMFHHDMKEKEQDAIEIKDISPKGFSAILDYFYHGNITICPENIEDVLEVARFFQADWIVDVCCNFLVEYMSLENYTYVQNLADKYALGDLQPDILQVLALSINELVEQPKFLQNLPENLLLAFLQCDVYVEAHEHFLFKIILDWVDEDPCTRKPSLLPLLKEIRFSLMELEELESIPDLVHEFEEIHNEIEFAKNYALCIQAQCLQNDDKFLPRGAHSVLAMIFFPDDICTNIAYKDLDNPGLCVEELDSPLHIRYEHTRETVLGNFLFVAGGYTTNYCSSNCVFMYDPRFRTWTEIASMQNPRVSFAMCSSDHNLFVLGGINHMFVDNNEVEVILQNCEMYFPEENIWVAIPDLPLGIFDHASAFANDCLYCSGGITDNPENTVPVPFLYVYSFSTKTWETKAEMLYPHQRHCMMSIDNKLFVLGGYTRDNEIGFKDCLTNECYDIETNQWTEILSTPPEYGLLQSHATQLENKIYIIGGEKTNLYAYDFEKNTFEELELLDPKIQRVSCLDVAYP